The following DNA comes from Capsicum annuum cultivar UCD-10X-F1 chromosome 7, UCD10Xv1.1, whole genome shotgun sequence.
AGAAGAAGCTGGCGAAGAAGCAGAGGCAGAATAGGCCTATTCCTTATTGGATCCGTATGAGGACCGACAACACCATCAGGTAATTTGGAAAAATTACTTATCATTGTTACCTACAGTCCCAATGTATACCGCGATACatcacttaggggtcgtttggtaggaggGATAAGGGATGACTTATCCTGGTATTAATTTTAGAATgagcttatcccatgtttggttgggatAAAATGCGTGGGATAACTCATTTCTGGATTAGTTATTCCGGGattgtagtataattttttaccCCTACTTGAGGGTGCGATAACTAATTTAGGGGTAACTAGTTTttcaaccaaacgaccccttaacgTCGCGATACATCACTTAGGGGTTATTTGGTAGGAGGGATAAAGGATAACCTGTCCTGATATTAATTTTAGAATTAGCTTATTCCGTGTTTTGTTGGGATAAAATGCGCGAGAGAACTCATTTCCAGTTTAGTTATTCCGggattgtagtattatttttatcctttc
Coding sequences within:
- the LOC107877672 gene encoding 60S ribosomal protein L39-3 is translated as MPSHKSFMIKKKLAKKQRQNRPIPYWIRMRTDNTIRYNAKRRHWRRTKLGF